The Chitinophaga lutea genome contains the following window.
TGTGGATCTGGTATCCCACACAGGTGGAATTCTTCGTGTCCGATAACGGGAAAGACTTCAGCAGCGCCGGCGTGGTGAAAAACACGTTCTCCGACCGGGAATACGGCAGCTTCACCCAGGTGCTGAGCCTGCCGGTAAACATCAGAACCCGCTACGTAAAAGTGGTGGCTACTACCCATGGCATCATCCCCGACTGGCACCCCGGCAAAGGCGAGCCCTGTCATATTTTTGCCGATGAAATCATTATTGAGTAGTATTTTCCGGAAGCTAACGACCTGAACATGACGATAAAAAACCTATTCCACCTGGCCATCCTGGCCGGCGCAACGGGCCTCGCCGCCTGCGGAGACGCCGGGCCGGCCGAAACCGCGCCCAAAGCGCCCGTGAATATCATTCCCATGCCCGCGCGGCTCACCGAACAGGCGGATTCATTCCGGCTCGACAAACAGACCGTGCTGGTAGCCGTGGCGGAGGCCGACAAACAGGCCGCCGCCCTGTTCAACGAATACTTCAAAAGCCTCAGCGGCTACGAACTGAAGATGCAGGACAGCGGCGCCCGCAACGCCATCATCTTCAAAAGCATGCCGGCCAGCGAAAAAGGGCTGCCGGAAACGTACCACCTGAAAGTGAGCGCAGACCAGGTGACCGTGAGCGGCGACGATGCCGCCGGCACTTTCTACGGCATGCAAACACTGATCCAGCTGTTGCCCGTACAGAAGGCCCAGGCGTTCTGGCTCCCCGGCGTCGACATTTTCGATCAGCCCCGCTTCGCCTACCGCGGGCTGCACCTGGATGTGGGCCGCCACATGTTCCCGGTGGAGTTCATCAAAAAATACATCGACCTGATGGCCATGCACAAGCTCAATACTTTCCACTGGCACCTCACGGAAGACCAGGGCTGGCGCATCGAGATCAAAAAATACCCGAAGCTGCAGGAAGTGGCCTCGCGCCGTAAAGAAAGCATGGTGGGCCATTACAACGATCAGCAATTCGACGGCAAACCCTACGGTGGTTTTTATACGCAGGAACAGATCAGGGAAGTGGTGAAATACGCCGAAAGCCGCCATGTGACCGTGCTGCCGGAAATCGAGATGCCCGGCCACTCTTTGGCTGCGCTCGCTGCATATCCCGAACTGGGCTGCACCGGCGGGCCGTATGAAGTAGGCACCAAATGGGGCGTGCTGGACGACGTGTATTGCGCCGGCAACGACAGTGTGTATATGTTCCTGCAGGATGTGCTCGACGAAGTGATGATGCTCTTCCCCGGCAAATACATCCACATCGGCGGCGACGAAAGCCCGAAAGTGCGCTGGGAGAAATGCCCCAAATGCCAGCAACGCATCAAGGAACTCGGACTGAAAGACGAACATGCGCTGCAGAGTTATTTTATCCAGCGCATGGAAAAATACCTGAACAGCAAAGGCCGCCAGATCATCGGCTGGGACGAGATACTGGAAGGCGGCCTGGCGCCGAACGCCACCGTGATGAGCTGGCGCGGCACCGAAGGCGGTATTGCGGCGGCCAAACAACATCACGACGTGATCATGACGCCCGGCAACTACGTGTATTTCGATCACTACCAGTCGCAGGGCAAAAACGAGCCGGTGGCCATCGGCGGCTTTACGCCGGTGAGCGAGGTGTATGCCTACGAACCCGTGCCGCAGGAACTGAGCAAGGAAGAAAGCCAGTACATCAAAGGCGCGCAGGCCAACGTATGGACGGAGTACATCAAAAACTCCGAGCACGTGGAATACATGGTCTATCCCCGCGCCATTGCGCTGGCGGAAGTGCTGTGGTCGCCCGCGGAAAAGAAAAATTACGACAACTTCCTCGACCGCCTGAAAACCCATCTTCCCCGCCTTGAAATGAAAGGCGTGAATTACGCCAAACATGTGTTTGAAGTGCGAGGGCAGGTGGAAAGCGATCAGAAAGGCGGCGTGCAGGTGAAACTCGACAGCAAGCTCGACGGCGGCGTGATCACTTACACCACCGACAGTACGGCGCCCACCGCACAATCCACCCGCTACTCCGGGCCGGTGGCGGTACAGCAAACCGGCGCCATCCGCGCGGCGGTGTTCCAGGGCGACAAACAGTACGGCAACGAATTCCAGCAGGCATTTACGCTGCACAAAGCAGTGGGCAAAAACGTGACCCTGGCCAAACCACCGCACCAGAGCTACAATCCCGGCAGCGCGTTTGCCCTCGTGAACGGCATTGCCGGTGTGAAGGAATTCAACGACAACCAATGGTCCGGTTTCAACGGCAGCAATTTCGAAGCGGTGGTAGACCTGGGCATCGATTCCGTGGAGATCACGGAAATTGCCATCGGCACGCTCGGCAACCCCGACCAGTGGATTTACCTGCCGAAAGAAGTGGACTTTTTATTGTCGGCTGACGGGAAAAACTTCAAAAGCGCCGACAAGCTGAAAGAAATAGACGTGAAACAGAAAGGCATCCGGAAACTCTCGGTTCGCCCGGAGAAAGCAAAAGCGCGGTATGTGAAAATCATCGCGAGAAATGCCGGTACGATCCCCAAAGGGGCCGCGGGAGAAGGCAACCCGGCCTGGCTGTTCGTGGATGAGATCTATGTGAAGTAATAACGTTTGTCATCATAAAAAAGGCCGCTCCGTTCACCGGGGCGGCCTTTTTCGCAGTTTGACCGGTGCGCTAAGCACCGGCCCGTCCTTCTGTATACTATTCGTGACTCAGTCCTACACTGTGCGTGTTTATTTATTAACCCACAAAGTCCACTTTGCATCAAACTTGTACCACTTACCGTCGGGCGCC
Protein-coding sequences here:
- a CDS encoding glycoside hydrolase family 20 protein, producing MTIKNLFHLAILAGATGLAACGDAGPAETAPKAPVNIIPMPARLTEQADSFRLDKQTVLVAVAEADKQAAALFNEYFKSLSGYELKMQDSGARNAIIFKSMPASEKGLPETYHLKVSADQVTVSGDDAAGTFYGMQTLIQLLPVQKAQAFWLPGVDIFDQPRFAYRGLHLDVGRHMFPVEFIKKYIDLMAMHKLNTFHWHLTEDQGWRIEIKKYPKLQEVASRRKESMVGHYNDQQFDGKPYGGFYTQEQIREVVKYAESRHVTVLPEIEMPGHSLAALAAYPELGCTGGPYEVGTKWGVLDDVYCAGNDSVYMFLQDVLDEVMMLFPGKYIHIGGDESPKVRWEKCPKCQQRIKELGLKDEHALQSYFIQRMEKYLNSKGRQIIGWDEILEGGLAPNATVMSWRGTEGGIAAAKQHHDVIMTPGNYVYFDHYQSQGKNEPVAIGGFTPVSEVYAYEPVPQELSKEESQYIKGAQANVWTEYIKNSEHVEYMVYPRAIALAEVLWSPAEKKNYDNFLDRLKTHLPRLEMKGVNYAKHVFEVRGQVESDQKGGVQVKLDSKLDGGVITYTTDSTAPTAQSTRYSGPVAVQQTGAIRAAVFQGDKQYGNEFQQAFTLHKAVGKNVTLAKPPHQSYNPGSAFALVNGIAGVKEFNDNQWSGFNGSNFEAVVDLGIDSVEITEIAIGTLGNPDQWIYLPKEVDFLLSADGKNFKSADKLKEIDVKQKGIRKLSVRPEKAKARYVKIIARNAGTIPKGAAGEGNPAWLFVDEIYVK